The following proteins are co-located in the Microbacterium immunditiarum genome:
- a CDS encoding LpqB family beta-propeller domain-containing protein, with protein sequence MPATGTPSTRRAIRRGIRSAVAALAAALALTACGSLPTTGQVQPGLPAGDVGTAPDFTFIPAGPQPGATPEEIVDGFIRAGTGAAGGWERAREFLSPSLRDEWDPTASVTIDIGERELTSATEGDVTAALVRVATVDENGAYSLDEGTTTELPFRLAQQDDGEWRITEAPDGIVLARNVFPSIFHEYAVMYFDPTWTFLVPDVRWFATNPATRISRALMDGTPSPWLAESVVTAVPDSVHLEPAAVPVSSGAANVGLSAEALDLDAETLSRIQAQLDASLQTANISQADLFVETTPLEPEPAATRSTSVVAQPLVLTEDGFGFLTGGEIAPIPGLSQLVVETQPASVQVAPDRDFAAARLANGAVARLDAEQGVLVTDTRPGLVDPSADPLGYVWSVPTGAPDAVQVAAVDGAVRPVADAWTGATQLHAMAVSRDGARVAAAVSAGGSSEVWVAGVVRDAEGVPVRLGEHERIARLPGPAVSLSWLDDSTVGVLGSGTGGGVSLFEVVVGGTMTTTDAPTAATSVAGVNSPAAVRLHTDDGLVYVRRGSSWAQTTQGVLVLATQQGRPR encoded by the coding sequence ATGCCCGCCACCGGCACGCCGTCGACCCGTCGCGCGATACGGCGGGGCATCCGATCCGCCGTCGCCGCGCTCGCGGCCGCCCTAGCCCTTACCGCGTGCGGGTCGCTGCCCACCACGGGCCAGGTGCAGCCCGGCCTTCCCGCCGGCGATGTCGGGACGGCGCCCGACTTCACGTTCATCCCGGCAGGGCCGCAGCCCGGTGCGACGCCCGAGGAGATCGTGGACGGGTTCATCCGCGCGGGCACGGGCGCCGCGGGCGGCTGGGAGCGTGCGCGCGAGTTCCTCTCGCCGTCGCTGCGAGACGAGTGGGACCCGACCGCGAGCGTCACGATCGACATCGGCGAGCGCGAGCTCACGTCGGCCACCGAGGGTGACGTGACGGCCGCTCTCGTGCGCGTGGCGACCGTCGACGAGAACGGCGCCTACTCCCTCGACGAGGGCACGACCACCGAGCTGCCGTTCCGCCTCGCGCAGCAGGACGACGGCGAGTGGCGCATCACCGAGGCGCCCGACGGCATCGTGCTCGCGCGCAACGTCTTCCCGAGCATCTTCCACGAGTACGCGGTGATGTACTTCGACCCGACGTGGACGTTCCTCGTGCCCGATGTGCGGTGGTTCGCGACGAACCCGGCGACGCGCATCTCGCGGGCGCTGATGGACGGAACCCCCAGCCCGTGGCTCGCGGAGTCGGTCGTGACCGCCGTGCCCGACAGCGTGCACCTCGAGCCGGCGGCGGTGCCCGTGTCCTCCGGCGCCGCGAACGTCGGGCTCTCGGCCGAGGCGCTCGACCTCGACGCCGAGACGCTGAGCCGCATCCAGGCGCAGCTCGACGCGAGCCTGCAGACGGCGAACATCTCACAGGCCGACCTGTTCGTCGAGACGACCCCGCTCGAACCCGAGCCCGCCGCGACCCGCTCGACGAGCGTCGTCGCGCAGCCGCTCGTGCTCACGGAGGACGGATTCGGTTTCCTCACCGGCGGCGAGATCGCGCCGATCCCCGGGCTGTCCCAGCTCGTGGTCGAGACGCAGCCCGCCTCGGTGCAGGTCGCCCCCGACCGGGACTTCGCCGCGGCGCGCCTCGCGAACGGGGCGGTCGCGCGGCTCGATGCCGAGCAGGGCGTGCTGGTGACGGACACGCGGCCGGGCCTCGTCGATCCGAGCGCAGACCCGCTCGGATACGTGTGGAGCGTCCCGACCGGCGCACCCGACGCCGTGCAGGTCGCCGCGGTCGACGGAGCCGTGCGGCCCGTCGCCGATGCGTGGACGGGCGCGACGCAGCTGCACGCGATGGCGGTGTCCCGGGACGGCGCACGCGTGGCGGCGGCGGTGAGCGCGGGCGGCAGCAGCGAGGTGTGGGTCGCAGGCGTCGTGCGCGACGCCGAGGGCGTGCCCGTGCGCCTCGGCGAGCACGAGCGCATCGCGCGGCTGCCCGGTCCTGCGGTGTCGCTCTCGTGGCTCGACGACTCCACCGTCGGCGTGCTCGGCTCGGGCACCGGCGGAGGCGTGTCGCTGTTCGAGGTGGTCGTCGGCGGCACGATGACGACGACGGATGCACCGACCGCCGCCACCTCGGTGGCGGGCGTCAACTCGCCGGCGGCCGTCCGGCTGCACACCGACGACGGGCTCGTCTACGTGCGCCGCGGCTCGAGCTGGGCGCAGACGACCCAGGGGGTGCTCGTCCTCGCGACGCAGCAGGGCCGGCCGCGCTGA
- the mtrB gene encoding MtrAB system histidine kinase MtrB, translating to MARGSAEAPGGTTTPAVRSAASRARDWRAWPGEVALLWRRSLRFRTVVITLALTALAILVACVWMALAIQNDLFDSRARQVQADALRASVEAQATLDSAEAQGSEVQLQNLLLAVGATIAQQSESDLFTMKRSDQTPSSIAPPDLVSGGFESYVMVSDSMRAAVQTDASRQWWQSVGIEVGDRTIPGIVVGQQLQVPELGAYELYLAYDLAAAQQTLGFVQLTLWVVGVGLVLLIGAIAWFVLRSVTTPIGEAADTSARLASGELGVRLPVRGEDEFATLGRSFNAMADSIESQIKELADLSLVQQRFVSDVSHELRTPLTTIRLAADMINDRREEFDPATARAAELLNAQVQRFETLLSDLLEISRYDAGSVQLELEPTSLAHLAEDVIASMHALAEQHGSDVRLVAPGGYSPVELDPRRVRRIVRNLLGNAIEHGEGRPIVVTVDSDQQAVALGVRDFGIGMRPEDAEHVFDRFWRADPSRSRTIGGTGLGLSIALGDARLHGGELAVWSEPGRGSNFVLTLPRTGGQLSGSSPVPVDPGDDASAGLDDLGLTQPLDVQVTDAAASDSRTDADAPTAGGRS from the coding sequence ATGGCCCGGGGCAGCGCCGAGGCACCGGGCGGAACGACGACGCCCGCTGTCCGCTCCGCCGCGAGCCGCGCGCGCGACTGGCGCGCGTGGCCGGGTGAGGTGGCGCTGCTGTGGCGGCGGTCGCTGCGCTTCCGCACGGTCGTCATCACGCTCGCGCTCACGGCGCTCGCGATCCTCGTCGCGTGCGTGTGGATGGCGCTCGCGATCCAGAACGACCTCTTCGACTCGCGCGCCCGGCAGGTGCAGGCCGACGCGCTGCGGGCGAGCGTCGAGGCGCAGGCCACGCTCGACTCGGCCGAGGCGCAGGGCAGCGAGGTCCAGCTGCAGAACCTCCTGCTCGCGGTGGGCGCCACGATCGCGCAGCAGTCCGAGTCCGACCTGTTCACGATGAAGCGATCCGACCAGACGCCGTCGTCGATCGCGCCGCCCGACCTCGTCTCGGGCGGGTTCGAGTCGTACGTGATGGTGAGCGATTCGATGCGCGCCGCGGTGCAGACGGATGCCTCGCGCCAGTGGTGGCAGTCGGTGGGCATCGAGGTCGGAGATCGCACGATCCCCGGCATCGTGGTGGGCCAGCAGCTGCAGGTGCCGGAGCTCGGCGCGTACGAGCTCTACCTCGCGTACGACCTCGCCGCGGCGCAGCAGACGCTCGGCTTCGTGCAGCTCACGCTGTGGGTCGTCGGCGTGGGACTCGTGCTGCTCATCGGGGCGATCGCATGGTTCGTGCTGCGCTCGGTGACCACGCCGATCGGCGAGGCCGCCGACACGAGCGCGCGGCTCGCCTCCGGCGAGCTCGGCGTGCGGCTTCCCGTGCGCGGCGAGGACGAGTTCGCGACGCTCGGCCGCTCGTTCAACGCGATGGCCGACAGCATCGAGTCGCAGATCAAGGAGCTCGCCGACCTGTCGCTCGTGCAGCAGCGCTTCGTGTCGGACGTCTCGCACGAGCTGCGCACGCCGCTGACGACGATCCGCCTCGCGGCCGACATGATCAACGACCGGCGCGAGGAGTTCGACCCGGCGACGGCGCGGGCCGCGGAGCTGCTCAATGCGCAGGTGCAGCGTTTCGAGACGCTGCTGTCGGACCTCCTCGAGATCAGCCGCTACGATGCGGGCTCCGTGCAGCTCGAGCTCGAGCCGACGAGCCTCGCGCACCTCGCCGAGGACGTCATCGCGTCGATGCACGCGCTCGCCGAACAGCACGGAAGCGACGTGCGTCTCGTCGCCCCGGGCGGGTACTCGCCCGTGGAGCTCGACCCGCGGCGCGTGCGACGCATCGTGCGCAACCTCCTCGGCAATGCCATCGAGCACGGCGAGGGCCGCCCGATCGTGGTGACGGTCGACAGCGACCAGCAGGCGGTCGCACTGGGCGTGCGGGACTTCGGCATCGGCATGCGGCCGGAAGACGCCGAGCACGTCTTCGACCGCTTCTGGCGGGCCGACCCCTCCCGCAGCAGGACGATCGGCGGAACAGGTCTCGGCCTGTCGATCGCGCTCGGCGATGCCCGACTGCACGGGGGCGAGCTCGCGGTGTGGTCGGAGCCCGGCCGCGGCTCGAACTTCGTGCTCACGCTCCCGCGAACGGGCGGCCAGCTCAGCGGGTCGTCCCCCGTTCCGGTCGACCCGGGCGACGACGCCTCCGCGGGACTCGACGACCTCGGCCTCACGCAGCCGCTCGACGTGCAGGTGACGGATGCCGCGGCATCCGATTCACGCACCGATGCGGATGCCCCGACCGCAGGAGGCCGCTCGTGA
- the mtrA gene encoding MtrAB system response regulator MtrA, which produces MTSRILVVDDDTALAEMIGIVLRTEGFDTVFCADGAKAVDVWRSERPDLILLDLMLPGMDGIEICTRVRTESGVPIIMLTARTDTADVVKGLESGADDYIVKPFNPKELVARIRTRLRPAAQPAGEMLRVGDLTVDVTAHEVRRGDTVIALTPLEFELLVALASKPQQVFSREMLLEQVWGYHYKADTRLVNVHVQRLRAKVEQDPDNPKIVTTVRGVGYRAGAVV; this is translated from the coding sequence ATGACTTCACGAATTCTGGTGGTCGACGACGACACCGCCCTCGCCGAGATGATCGGGATCGTGCTGCGCACGGAAGGCTTCGACACCGTCTTCTGCGCCGACGGCGCGAAGGCCGTCGACGTGTGGCGATCGGAGCGCCCCGACCTCATCCTGCTCGACTTGATGCTGCCCGGCATGGACGGCATCGAGATCTGCACGCGCGTGCGCACGGAGTCCGGCGTGCCCATCATCATGCTCACCGCGCGCACCGACACCGCCGACGTCGTGAAGGGCCTCGAGTCCGGGGCCGACGACTACATCGTGAAGCCCTTCAATCCGAAGGAGCTCGTCGCCCGCATCCGCACGCGCCTGCGCCCGGCGGCGCAGCCCGCCGGCGAGATGCTGCGGGTCGGCGACCTCACCGTCGACGTCACCGCCCACGAGGTGCGCCGCGGCGACACCGTGATCGCGCTCACGCCGCTCGAGTTCGAGCTGCTCGTCGCGCTCGCCTCCAAGCCGCAGCAGGTCTTCTCGCGCGAGATGCTGCTCGAGCAGGTCTGGGGCTACCACTACAAGGCCGACACGCGGCTCGTGAACGTCCACGTGCAGCGTCTGCGCGCGAAGGTCGAGCAGGACCCCGACAACCCGAAGATCGTCACGACGGTGCGCGGCGTCGGCTATCGCGCCGGCGCTGTCGTCTGA
- a CDS encoding glycerophosphoryl diester phosphodiesterase membrane domain-containing protein — protein MSAYPAWTPASRPGIIPLHPLAFGTILGKSFAALRQNPRVLLGFALCVQTGAYLLLLVAIGAIAFASFSRLDTVRPGTDEYEAIAAGSTAITLVAGVVLALAVGVLSVIVQGIVVSEVAHAAVAEKLTLGALWRRVRPVVWRLIGYTLLLLLITVVAIALVGGVLFAIGVASPPAAAALIVLVVLGAIPLGLWLSTKLLLAPAAIILEKAAVFGAIARSWTLIRGRFWPALGVIVLISLVFGVVGQVVGIPFTIIAAGFGTVIAPTGDPGATGIVALIVTGLLTQAVTLLIQSMALIVQATAAALIYIDCRMRREGLDLDLLAYVERRDAGASGLPDPYTQGVGRSFVRPAPVGVPYGAAAYGPPAGYPHLPQNTPVAYGAPAGPGAYAPAPGGHPPAPSAYPQTPGGFAPPPAAPPYAAYPPPPGATPAPPAPQAPAETGAPAPDPNAPQPTQWAAPGRPAGDADREHPWS, from the coding sequence GTGAGCGCCTATCCGGCCTGGACACCGGCATCCCGGCCCGGGATCATCCCCCTGCATCCGCTCGCCTTCGGGACGATCCTGGGCAAGTCGTTCGCCGCGCTGCGGCAGAACCCGCGTGTGCTGCTGGGCTTCGCGCTGTGCGTCCAGACCGGTGCGTACCTGCTGCTGCTGGTCGCCATCGGCGCGATCGCCTTCGCGTCGTTCTCGCGACTGGACACCGTCCGCCCGGGCACCGACGAGTACGAGGCGATCGCGGCCGGCTCGACCGCGATCACGCTCGTCGCCGGCGTCGTGCTGGCGCTCGCCGTGGGCGTGCTGAGCGTGATCGTTCAGGGGATCGTCGTCAGCGAGGTCGCGCACGCCGCGGTGGCCGAGAAGCTCACGCTCGGGGCCCTGTGGCGGCGCGTGCGTCCCGTCGTGTGGCGTCTCATCGGCTACACCCTCCTGCTGCTGCTCATCACGGTGGTCGCCATCGCGCTCGTGGGCGGCGTGCTCTTCGCGATCGGGGTGGCATCGCCGCCCGCGGCGGCCGCGCTCATCGTGCTCGTCGTGCTCGGGGCGATCCCGCTCGGCCTGTGGCTGTCGACGAAGCTGCTGCTCGCTCCTGCGGCGATCATCCTCGAGAAGGCGGCGGTGTTCGGCGCGATCGCCCGCTCGTGGACGCTCATCCGCGGCCGGTTCTGGCCGGCGCTCGGCGTCATCGTGCTCATCTCGCTCGTGTTCGGCGTCGTCGGCCAGGTCGTCGGCATTCCGTTCACGATCATCGCCGCCGGCTTCGGCACCGTGATCGCCCCGACGGGCGACCCGGGTGCGACCGGGATCGTCGCGCTCATCGTCACGGGCCTGCTCACTCAGGCGGTGACGCTGCTCATCCAGTCGATGGCGCTCATCGTGCAGGCGACCGCCGCCGCGCTCATCTACATCGACTGCCGCATGCGTCGCGAGGGTCTCGACCTCGACCTGCTCGCGTACGTCGAGCGGCGCGACGCGGGCGCGTCCGGCCTTCCCGATCCCTACACGCAGGGCGTCGGGCGTTCGTTCGTGCGACCGGCGCCGGTGGGCGTGCCCTACGGGGCAGCCGCGTACGGTCCCCCGGCCGGGTATCCGCACCTCCCCCAGAACACACCCGTCGCGTACGGGGCGCCCGCGGGTCCGGGCGCGTACGCACCGGCACCGGGCGGCCACCCCCCGGCGCCGAGCGCCTACCCGCAGACCCCGGGCGGCTTCGCGCCCCCGCCGGCAGCCCCGCCGTACGCGGCCTACCCCCCGCCTCCGGGAGCGACGCCCGCTCCACCGGCGCCCCAGGCTCCGGCCGAAACCGGCGCTCCCGCACCCGACCCGAACGCGCCCCAGCCGACCCAGTGGGCCGCACCCGGCCGCCCGGCGGGTGACGCCGACCGCGAGCATCCGTGGTCCTGA
- a CDS encoding DUF4129 domain-containing protein, which produces MVLNGLPAARAAVLFASAPPLTPDGEEGREWAERELSDPVYEAAEPTLFDRIARAIGDFFASLFDVQLGGGWGSAFAIVAAIVVAAIVVAALLVWGVPRATRRAATGVGELFGEAEGRSAAELRRAATAHANAGEWDAAVIVRFRALARGLLERDVVDVPPGATVHAFARAAAHAFPARADDLERAATAFDDVRYLRRPGTRELYGVVADADDAVGSERPVLVDRLGALR; this is translated from the coding sequence GTGGTCCTGAACGGCTTGCCCGCGGCGCGCGCGGCGGTGCTCTTCGCGAGCGCGCCCCCGCTCACACCCGACGGTGAGGAAGGGCGCGAGTGGGCCGAGCGCGAACTGTCGGACCCGGTCTACGAAGCCGCCGAGCCCACTCTGTTCGACCGCATCGCACGGGCGATCGGCGATTTCTTCGCGAGCCTCTTCGACGTGCAGCTCGGCGGCGGGTGGGGCTCGGCGTTCGCGATCGTCGCGGCGATCGTGGTCGCGGCCATCGTCGTCGCGGCGCTGCTCGTGTGGGGCGTCCCGCGCGCGACGCGGCGCGCGGCGACCGGCGTGGGCGAGCTGTTCGGCGAGGCCGAGGGCCGCAGCGCGGCCGAGCTGCGGCGGGCCGCGACGGCGCACGCGAACGCGGGCGAGTGGGACGCCGCCGTCATCGTGCGCTTCCGAGCGCTCGCGCGCGGGCTCCTCGAGCGCGACGTCGTCGACGTGCCCCCGGGCGCGACCGTCCACGCCTTCGCGAGGGCGGCCGCTCATGCGTTCCCCGCTCGCGCCGACGACCTCGAGCGCGCCGCCACCGCGTTCGACGACGTCCGATACCTGCGTCGTCCGGGCACACGCGAGCTGTACGGCGTCGTCGCCGACGCCGACGACGCCGTCGGGTCGGAGCGTCCCGTCCTCGTCGACCGGCTGGGGGCGCTTCGATGA
- a CDS encoding DUF4350 domain-containing protein, whose amino-acid sequence MTLTAPPDAAATTPPAAATRARSAMAWIVIVIVLLVAAGFGVVLSGIGQWAERGMLDPESAGPTGTRAIVEILRDHGVEVTVARDRATAARELADGPATLVLPDAPALSDEAIAELTDAASDVVLIDPRSRTLRLAFDAGPAGSAGADPIEPQCELPEAQRAGALAPGAVFLAGDAADACYPSGDGFGLLSAPMEGDGRISAVDGRALFTNEHLAADGNAALAVNLMGRLPHVVWYVPSPDDSDLEDANPSLGELTPPWVSPAILLLLVAGVAAAIWRGRRFGPLVTERLPVTVRASETTEGRARLYAQSRDAVHALDQLRIGALERLSLLLGLGQAASAPEICDAAAARVGADRAIVRGILIDQIPADDAELVALAQRIQQLEQAVRAAVRPERNTP is encoded by the coding sequence ATGACCCTCACTGCCCCACCGGATGCGGCCGCCACGACTCCGCCGGCCGCCGCGACGCGCGCGCGAAGCGCGATGGCCTGGATCGTCATCGTGATCGTGCTCCTCGTCGCGGCCGGCTTCGGCGTCGTCCTCTCGGGCATCGGGCAGTGGGCCGAGCGCGGGATGCTCGATCCCGAGTCGGCGGGCCCGACCGGAACCCGCGCGATCGTCGAGATCCTGCGCGACCACGGGGTCGAGGTCACTGTGGCGCGCGACCGCGCGACCGCCGCGCGCGAGCTCGCCGACGGCCCGGCGACGCTCGTGCTGCCGGATGCGCCCGCGCTCTCGGACGAGGCGATCGCAGAGCTGACGGATGCGGCATCCGACGTCGTCCTCATCGACCCGCGCTCCCGCACGCTGCGCCTCGCGTTCGACGCCGGGCCGGCCGGCTCCGCCGGCGCCGACCCCATAGAGCCGCAGTGCGAGCTGCCCGAGGCGCAGCGCGCAGGCGCCCTCGCACCGGGCGCGGTGTTCCTCGCGGGCGACGCCGCGGACGCGTGCTACCCGTCCGGCGACGGCTTCGGGCTGCTGTCCGCGCCGATGGAAGGTGACGGGCGCATCTCCGCCGTCGACGGGCGCGCGCTCTTCACGAACGAGCACCTCGCCGCCGACGGCAACGCCGCCCTCGCCGTGAACCTCATGGGCCGCCTCCCGCACGTCGTGTGGTACGTGCCGAGCCCGGACGACTCCGACCTCGAAGACGCGAATCCGTCCCTCGGCGAGCTGACCCCGCCGTGGGTGAGCCCGGCGATCCTGCTGTTGCTCGTCGCCGGCGTCGCGGCCGCGATCTGGCGCGGACGCCGGTTCGGTCCGCTCGTGACCGAGCGCCTGCCCGTGACCGTGCGCGCGTCCGAGACGACCGAGGGCCGCGCGCGGCTGTACGCGCAGTCGCGCGACGCGGTGCACGCGCTCGACCAGCTGCGCATCGGCGCCCTCGAGCGCCTCTCGCTTCTGCTCGGACTCGGCCAGGCCGCATCCGCCCCCGAGATCTGCGACGCCGCCGCCGCGCGCGTGGGCGCCGACCGCGCGATCGTGCGCGGCATCCTCATCGACCAGATCCCCGCAGACGACGCCGAGCTCGTCGCGCTCGCCCAGCGCATCCAGCAGCTCGAGCAGGCCGTGCGGGCCGCCGTCCGTCCCGAAAGGAACACTCCATGA
- a CDS encoding AAA family ATPase: MTDAATPTFDDAALREAMNRVRLEVGKAVIGQDGTVTGLLIALLARGHVLLEGVPGVAKTLLVRAFSTALGLDTKRIQFTPDLMPGDVSGSLVYDARSGEFEFRAGPVFTNIVLADEINRTPPKTQAALLEAMEERQVSTDGVTRPLPEPFLVAATQNPIEHEGTYTLPEAQLDRFLLKLIVDVPPRDAELAVLRRHANGFDPHDLAAAGLVPAAGADEIRAAQRAAASVTVADDVLAYVVDLAQATRRSPSVQLGVSPRAATALLAAAKAWAWLGGYPAITPDHVQTMLVPTWRHRIRLRPDAELEGVSVDAVLGAVLQQTRVPI, from the coding sequence ATGACCGATGCCGCGACACCGACCTTCGACGACGCCGCGCTGCGCGAGGCGATGAACCGGGTCCGCCTCGAGGTGGGCAAGGCCGTCATCGGGCAGGACGGCACCGTCACGGGCCTGCTCATCGCGCTCCTCGCCCGCGGGCACGTGCTGCTGGAGGGCGTGCCCGGGGTCGCGAAGACGCTCCTCGTGCGCGCGTTCAGCACGGCGCTGGGCCTGGACACGAAGCGCATCCAGTTCACTCCCGACCTCATGCCCGGCGACGTGTCGGGGTCGCTCGTGTACGACGCGAGGAGCGGCGAGTTCGAGTTCCGCGCGGGGCCGGTGTTCACGAACATCGTGCTCGCCGACGAGATCAACCGCACGCCGCCGAAGACCCAGGCGGCGCTGCTGGAGGCGATGGAGGAGCGGCAGGTGTCGACGGACGGCGTGACGCGGCCGCTCCCCGAGCCCTTTCTCGTCGCCGCGACGCAGAACCCCATCGAGCACGAGGGCACGTACACGCTTCCCGAGGCGCAGCTCGACCGCTTCCTGCTCAAGCTCATCGTCGACGTGCCGCCGCGCGACGCCGAGCTGGCGGTGCTGCGCCGCCACGCGAACGGCTTCGACCCCCACGACCTGGCCGCGGCGGGGCTCGTGCCGGCGGCGGGCGCCGACGAGATCCGCGCGGCGCAGAGGGCCGCGGCATCCGTCACCGTCGCCGACGACGTGCTCGCCTACGTCGTCGACCTCGCGCAGGCGACCCGCCGCAGTCCATCGGTCCAGCTCGGCGTGAGCCCGCGCGCCGCGACGGCGCTGCTCGCGGCGGCGAAGGCGTGGGCGTGGCTCGGCGGCTATCCCGCGATCACGCCCGACCACGTGCAGACGATGCTCGTGCCGACGTGGCGCCACCGCATCCGCCTGCGCCCCGACGCCGAGCTCGAGGGCGTGTCCGTCGACGCGGTGCTCGGCGCGGTGCTGCAGCAGACCCGCGTGCCCATCTGA
- a CDS encoding DUF58 domain-containing protein, with translation MYLTFRAPLLVAAGVVPVVLLSLAGVDAWLATAAWVALSAILVLADAAAAPDPRAIRVERRGARRTLLGQHVTTELVVANAGSRTVRARVRDAWQPTAGAPADRPRVVLPPGERRRIAVPLLPRRRGELVSDFVVIRSEGPLRLAGRQARIASRGAIRVLPPFTARRHLPSRLARLRELDGNTSVQVRGQGTEFDSLREYVRGDDVRSIDWRATARATTTMLRTWRPERDRHVVIVVDTGRTAAARVGDGVRLDAAMEAALLLAALATRAGDHTHLLMFDRVTRARVTRVDGPALLPAMVDAMAGVEPQLIDTDWDAAFAEMRTLTSRPSLVVLLTAQDAPEAARGFLGSLPALTRRAHVLVGTVSDSPEALPADREVRPDAADVYRAAAVERAARDAARVAAAVARAGAEAISAGPDDLPPKVADRYLALKAAGRL, from the coding sequence ATGTACCTCACCTTCCGCGCTCCCCTGCTCGTCGCCGCCGGCGTCGTGCCGGTCGTGCTTCTCTCGCTCGCGGGCGTCGACGCATGGCTCGCGACGGCCGCGTGGGTGGCGCTGAGCGCGATCCTGGTGCTGGCGGATGCCGCGGCCGCCCCCGATCCGCGGGCGATCCGCGTCGAGCGCAGGGGCGCCCGCCGCACCCTCCTCGGCCAGCACGTCACGACGGAGCTCGTGGTCGCGAACGCGGGCTCGCGCACGGTCCGGGCGCGCGTGCGCGACGCGTGGCAGCCCACCGCCGGTGCGCCGGCGGATCGGCCGCGCGTCGTGCTGCCCCCCGGTGAGCGCCGTCGCATCGCGGTGCCGCTCCTGCCGCGGCGTCGCGGCGAGCTGGTGTCGGACTTCGTCGTGATCCGCTCGGAGGGTCCGCTCCGGCTCGCCGGTCGCCAGGCGCGCATCGCGTCGCGTGGCGCGATCCGCGTGCTTCCGCCGTTCACCGCGCGACGCCACCTGCCCTCGCGCCTCGCGCGCCTGCGGGAGCTCGACGGCAACACGAGCGTGCAGGTCCGCGGGCAGGGCACAGAGTTCGACAGCCTGCGCGAGTACGTGCGCGGTGACGACGTGCGCTCGATCGACTGGCGGGCGACCGCGCGCGCGACGACGACCATGCTCCGCACGTGGCGACCCGAGCGTGACCGCCACGTCGTGATCGTCGTCGACACCGGTCGCACCGCGGCCGCGCGCGTGGGTGACGGCGTGAGGCTCGACGCCGCGATGGAGGCGGCGCTCCTGCTCGCGGCGCTCGCGACTCGCGCCGGCGACCACACGCACCTGCTCATGTTCGACCGGGTGACGCGGGCGCGCGTGACCCGTGTCGACGGACCGGCACTCCTTCCCGCGATGGTCGACGCGATGGCCGGCGTCGAGCCGCAGCTCATCGACACCGACTGGGATGCCGCCTTCGCCGAGATGCGCACGCTCACGTCGCGCCCGTCGCTCGTCGTGCTCCTCACGGCGCAGGACGCGCCCGAGGCCGCGCGAGGCTTCCTCGGCTCGCTGCCGGCCCTCACGCGGCGCGCGCACGTGCTCGTGGGGACCGTCTCCGACTCCCCCGAGGCCCTCCCCGCCGACCGCGAGGTGCGACCCGACGCGGCCGACGTCTACCGGGCGGCGGCGGTCGAACGGGCGGCGCGCGACGCCGCGCGCGTGGCCGCCGCCGTCGCGCGCGCCGGGGCCGAGGCGATCTCCGCGGGGCCTGACGACCTTCCCCCGAAGGTCGCCGACCGCTATCTCGCGCTCAAGGCCGCGGGGCGCCTTTAA
- the aqpZ gene encoding aquaporin Z, with the protein MSDATASAPSTATKLVAEALGTFLLVFGSLGAALFAADFGTGSNGTSLGIGFLGVALAFGLTLMAGIYAWGPISGGHFNPAVTFGLAAAGRFEWRNVAGYVIAQIVGGAVGTTLLVLIGLFGPNGWLSSAQDAGFASNGFDEHSPGGFGLGAAIIAEILFTAIFVLVILGVTHPQRGTAGFAGLVIGLTLTFIHLASIPIDNTSVNPARSIAAAIYGGPDALIQLWVFLVFPLVGGVLAGFLHRALFEKQPVAPAQREARTR; encoded by the coding sequence ATGTCGGATGCCACCGCGAGCGCCCCCAGTACCGCGACGAAACTCGTCGCCGAGGCGCTCGGAACGTTCCTGCTCGTGTTCGGATCCCTCGGGGCCGCGCTGTTCGCGGCCGATTTCGGCACCGGCTCCAACGGCACGTCGTTGGGGATCGGGTTCCTCGGGGTCGCGCTCGCCTTCGGCCTCACGCTCATGGCGGGCATCTACGCGTGGGGCCCGATCTCGGGCGGCCACTTCAATCCCGCTGTCACGTTCGGCCTCGCGGCGGCCGGCCGCTTCGAGTGGCGCAACGTCGCCGGGTATGTCATCGCCCAGATCGTCGGCGGTGCGGTCGGCACGACGCTTCTCGTGCTCATCGGCCTGTTCGGGCCGAACGGCTGGCTGTCGTCGGCGCAGGATGCCGGCTTCGCGAGCAACGGGTTCGACGAGCACTCGCCCGGCGGCTTCGGCCTCGGGGCGGCGATCATCGCCGAGATCCTGTTCACGGCGATCTTCGTGCTCGTGATCCTCGGCGTGACGCACCCCCAGCGCGGCACCGCCGGGTTCGCGGGGCTCGTCATCGGTCTCACGCTGACGTTCATCCACCTCGCGTCGATTCCGATCGACAACACGTCGGTCAACCCGGCGCGTTCGATCGCGGCGGCGATCTACGGGGGACCGGACGCACTCATTCAGCTGTGGGTGTTCCTCGTGTTCCCGCTCGTCGGAGGCGTGCTCGCCGGATTCCTGCACCGCGCCCTCTTCGAGAAGCAGCCCGTGGCGCCCGCGCAGCGCGAGGCGCGCACGCGGTGA